The Polymorphobacter megasporae genome window below encodes:
- the ppa gene encoding inorganic diphosphatase codes for MDISKIPTGRAPPYDINAIIEVPMGGEPVKYEMDKASGALFVDRFLHTAMFYPGNYGFIPHTLSADGDPIDVLVVGQTPLVPGAVCRVRPIGALVMEDEGGGDEKLIAVPVDALHPFYANIKSPHDLPPTLMEQIAHFFEHYKDLEKGKWVTIGEWKDADGAVALLNEAIARAEEAGVKSAV; via the coding sequence GTGGATATCTCAAAGATCCCGACCGGCCGCGCGCCGCCGTACGACATCAACGCGATCATCGAAGTGCCGATGGGCGGCGAGCCGGTGAAGTACGAAATGGACAAGGCGAGCGGCGCGCTGTTCGTCGACCGCTTTCTCCACACCGCGATGTTCTACCCGGGCAATTACGGCTTCATCCCGCACACGCTGTCGGCCGACGGCGACCCGATCGACGTTCTCGTCGTCGGACAGACCCCGCTCGTGCCCGGAGCGGTCTGCCGCGTCCGTCCGATCGGCGCGCTGGTCATGGAAGACGAAGGCGGCGGCGACGAGAAATTGATCGCGGTCCCGGTCGATGCGCTCCACCCGTTCTACGCCAACATCAAGAGCCCGCACGACCTGCCCCCGACACTGATGGAGCAGATCGCGCACTTCTTCGAGCATTACAAAGACCTCGAAAAGGGCAAGTGGGTGACGATCGGCGAGTGGAAGGATGCCGACGGCGCCGTCGCACTGCTCAACGAGGCAATTGCACGGGCGGAGGAAGCCGGCGTTAAGTCAGCCGTCTAA
- a CDS encoding acetyl-CoA C-acyltransferase: protein MTDPVVILSYARTPMGGFQGALSGVSATVLGSTAVRAAVERSGVDGAAVDQIIMGCVLPAGLGQAPARQAAIGAGLPLGVTATTVNKMCGSGMQATIMAHDALASGSADIVVAGGMESMSNAPYLLTKHRAGARIGHDAIKDSMYLDGLEDAYDPGKLMGSFAEDSARDYQFTRVEQDDYALESLRRATAAIDSGAFAGEIVAVVVPSRAGPVTVDTDEQPGKAQPAKIPALKPAFAKDGTITAANASSISDGAAALVLTRESVALAHGLTPVARLVAHAAHAHEPGKFTTAPVPAVQRVLDKAGWSVADVDLFEVNEAFAVVAMIAMRDLGIPRDRLNVHGGATALGHPIGASGARIIATLIAALQRTGGRKGVAALCIGGGEATAVAVELA from the coding sequence ATGACCGATCCCGTTGTTATTCTATCCTATGCCCGCACGCCGATGGGCGGGTTCCAGGGGGCGTTGAGCGGGGTCAGTGCGACCGTGCTTGGCAGCACCGCGGTCCGTGCGGCAGTCGAGCGCTCGGGTGTCGATGGCGCGGCGGTCGACCAGATCATCATGGGCTGCGTCCTCCCCGCCGGGCTCGGCCAGGCGCCGGCACGGCAGGCGGCGATTGGCGCGGGGCTCCCGCTCGGGGTCACAGCGACGACGGTCAACAAGATGTGCGGCAGCGGCATGCAGGCGACGATCATGGCGCACGACGCGCTCGCCAGCGGCTCGGCCGACATCGTCGTCGCGGGTGGCATGGAGAGCATGTCGAATGCGCCGTACCTGCTGACTAAGCACCGCGCGGGAGCGCGGATCGGCCACGACGCGATCAAGGACTCGATGTACCTCGACGGGCTCGAGGACGCCTATGATCCCGGCAAGCTGATGGGATCGTTCGCCGAGGACAGCGCCCGCGATTATCAGTTCACCCGCGTTGAGCAGGACGACTACGCCCTCGAATCGCTTCGCCGCGCCACTGCCGCGATCGACTCCGGAGCGTTTGCCGGCGAGATCGTCGCGGTCGTCGTGCCGTCGCGCGCCGGCCCTGTGACGGTCGACACCGACGAGCAGCCCGGCAAGGCGCAACCGGCGAAGATTCCCGCGCTCAAGCCCGCCTTTGCCAAGGACGGGACGATCACAGCGGCGAACGCCTCATCGATCTCCGACGGCGCGGCGGCGCTGGTTCTGACCCGCGAGAGCGTCGCGCTCGCCCACGGCCTGACCCCGGTCGCACGGCTCGTCGCCCACGCCGCGCACGCGCACGAACCCGGCAAGTTCACCACCGCCCCCGTCCCCGCGGTGCAGAGGGTTCTGGATAAGGCGGGCTGGAGCGTCGCCGACGTCGACCTGTTCGAGGTCAACGAGGCGTTTGCCGTCGTCGCAATGATCGCGATGCGCGACCTCGGTATTCCGCGCGACAGGCTCAACGTCCACGGCGGCGCGACCGCGCTCGGCCACCCGATCGGCGCAAGCGGCGCGCGGATCATCGCGACGCTGATCGCGGCGTTGCAGCGGACCGGCGGGCGCAAGGGCGTCGCCGCGCTGTGCATCGGCGGCGGCGAGGCGACGGCGGTGGCGGTCGAACTGGCCTGA